From Methanocella paludicola SANAE, a single genomic window includes:
- a CDS encoding ATP-binding protein codes for MPVQVTVISGKGGTGKTTVTASLGMFFNHPTFADCDVDASNLHLLLKPEVKEKKPYSGHKFPVVDESACVACGACETYCRFNAVSMREHAAIDPTACEACGVCVAVCPAGAISLVERPCGEVYVSDTAYGPMVHARLDPGVGTAGKLVTMVREEAIKVAGEDGIVLIDGPPGIGCPVIASLAGADIALLVVEPTVSGYSDFKRAMEVVRRFKARPCVCINKYDLNEPYSKMIESYCGQSGVPVIGKIPYERKIFDCLSQGRIPVSCAGKEIRGLYRQMYDNLYKLIEKVRSENQ; via the coding sequence ATGCCAGTGCAAGTAACGGTGATCAGCGGGAAAGGTGGCACGGGGAAGACGACCGTGACTGCATCGCTCGGGATGTTCTTCAACCATCCGACCTTTGCGGATTGCGATGTGGACGCCTCGAACCTTCACCTGCTCCTGAAGCCTGAAGTAAAAGAAAAAAAGCCTTACTCCGGCCATAAATTCCCCGTCGTCGACGAAAGCGCGTGCGTTGCATGCGGTGCATGCGAGACATATTGCCGATTTAACGCCGTCTCCATGCGAGAGCATGCGGCCATCGACCCGACCGCCTGCGAAGCCTGCGGCGTATGCGTTGCCGTCTGCCCCGCAGGGGCCATATCGCTGGTCGAACGCCCCTGCGGCGAGGTCTACGTATCCGATACCGCGTACGGCCCTATGGTGCATGCCCGGCTGGACCCGGGCGTGGGCACCGCCGGAAAGCTGGTCACGATGGTACGAGAGGAGGCGATAAAGGTCGCAGGAGAGGACGGCATAGTGCTCATAGACGGGCCGCCCGGCATAGGCTGCCCCGTCATCGCGTCCCTGGCCGGGGCCGACATCGCGCTGCTGGTCGTGGAGCCCACTGTCTCCGGGTATAGCGACTTCAAGCGTGCCATGGAGGTCGTCCGGCGCTTCAAGGCCAGGCCCTGTGTCTGCATTAACAAGTACGACCTGAACGAGCCGTACTCGAAGATGATAGAGTCCTACTGCGGCCAATCGGGCGTGCCGGTAATAGGCAAGATCCCGTATGAACGGAAAATATTCGATTGCCTGAGCCAGGGCAGGATACCCGTATCCTGCGCGGGCAAAGAGATCCGGGGCCTCTACAGGCAGATGTACGATAATTTGTATAAGCTGATAGAAAAAGTGAGGAGTGAAAACCAATGA
- a CDS encoding DUF5320 domain-containing protein, whose product MTHHEGHHGGHEHHHGEGTHPTGYHHHMGECPYCKSGGFKTKDEEIKALESYKNDINEQMTYVDRRLEELRK is encoded by the coding sequence ATGACACACCATGAAGGGCATCACGGGGGGCACGAGCATCACCATGGCGAGGGCACGCATCCGACAGGGTACCATCATCACATGGGCGAATGCCCCTACTGTAAGAGTGGCGGCTTTAAGACAAAGGATGAAGAGATAAAAGCGCTGGAAAGCTATAAAAATGATATTAACGAGCAGATGACGTACGTCGATAGGCGGCTGGAGGAACTCCGGAAGTGA
- a CDS encoding YidH family protein, with protein MASSDTAIGGTCDEQGMSTTTLAMQRNIMANERTFSAWLRTGLALIVAAIALPRIIHFVYWAWTLKLIGLIFIAIATTVFIVAYWRYEAESKKLMCAGAVMTPAWLIKVLTILLMATSVISVALLLHE; from the coding sequence ATGGCTTCATCAGATACCGCGATCGGCGGCACTTGTGACGAGCAGGGCATGAGCACCACCACCCTCGCCATGCAGAGGAACATCATGGCGAACGAGCGCACTTTCAGCGCCTGGCTCAGGACCGGCCTGGCGCTTATCGTCGCGGCCATCGCGCTTCCGAGAATTATACATTTCGTATACTGGGCGTGGACGCTCAAGCTGATCGGCCTCATATTCATAGCCATTGCCACGACGGTGTTCATTGTAGCCTACTGGCGCTATGAGGCCGAGAGTAAAAAGCTGATGTGCGCCGGGGCGGTCATGACGCCGGCGTGGCTCATTAAAGTATTGACCATCCTGCTTATGGCCACGTCGGTCATATCGGTGGCCCTGCTATTGCATGAATGA
- a CDS encoding NifB/NifX family molybdenum-iron cluster-binding protein, producing the protein MKVCIPIEGTMVSQHFGHTPEFLIVTIEDGKAVSRKVEKSPGHEPGLLPKLMASWGVTHVITGGLGRRALDMFEERNIRVISGVSGTADEALESFLGGKLVAGENMCDH; encoded by the coding sequence ATGAAAGTTTGCATACCCATTGAAGGGACTATGGTGTCCCAGCATTTCGGCCACACGCCGGAATTCCTGATAGTGACGATCGAAGACGGCAAAGCCGTATCCAGGAAAGTCGAAAAGAGCCCTGGCCATGAGCCCGGGCTCCTGCCGAAGCTCATGGCATCGTGGGGCGTCACGCACGTCATCACGGGCGGCCTGGGCAGAAGGGCGCTGGACATGTTCGAGGAGAGGAACATACGGGTGATCTCCGGGGTCTCGGGGACCGCCGACGAGGCCTTAGAATCGTTCCTGGGCGGAAAGCTGGTCGCCGGCGAGAACATGTGCGACCATTAG
- a CDS encoding ATP-binding protein — translation MYNAHKNPYPLSLGMYNQVVLALIIVACVFVTLYANFLLGIDAVYTHLYYLPIILAGIWYHRKSIYLALFLGLAHVSIGYYLAGSIVPSTLIRAVMFLVVAAVVSLLSERRHTLYNETRLLLESTGEGIYGIDLEGRCTFINDSAARMLGYAPDEMIGKSTHDLIHSRKMDGTPCVPEHCGVLQSIWTGEGCRISDDIFWRKDGTAIPVEYSSYPIIEDGLVRGAVVTFNDISERKKSEEEIREAKRRSELFLDIMAHDINNMNQVGIGYLGMVLGALKPGDKVDEDNIVMLERSLSSLENSSRLISNVRTLQEVETGKVRLKPINLCDVLSDVRDRYSRVPGRNVSINYANSPECMLEANELLKDAFSNLVSNAVKHSDPAKPLTVDITQTRISDGGNEYYMVTIADDGPGIPDDLKSKLFTKFQRGQTHAQGKGLGLYLVKSLVEDFRGRVWVEDRVPGDHTKGARFVVMLPASA, via the coding sequence ATGTATAACGCACACAAAAATCCATACCCTTTAAGCCTCGGGATGTATAACCAGGTCGTGCTAGCCCTCATTATCGTGGCCTGCGTATTCGTCACGCTGTACGCGAACTTCCTGCTCGGCATCGACGCCGTGTATACCCACCTGTATTATCTGCCGATCATCCTGGCCGGGATATGGTACCATCGTAAGTCGATCTACCTGGCGCTATTCCTCGGCCTGGCCCACGTGTCGATAGGGTATTATCTCGCGGGGAGCATCGTCCCGAGCACGCTCATAAGGGCGGTGATGTTTCTCGTCGTCGCCGCTGTCGTAAGCCTGCTCTCCGAAAGACGGCATACATTATATAATGAGACCAGGCTATTGCTTGAGTCCACCGGCGAGGGCATCTACGGCATAGACCTGGAAGGGCGCTGCACGTTCATCAACGACTCGGCCGCCCGCATGCTCGGCTACGCGCCCGACGAAATGATCGGCAAAAGTACGCACGACCTGATACATAGCAGAAAGATGGATGGCACCCCCTGCGTCCCCGAGCATTGCGGCGTACTACAGTCAATTTGGACAGGGGAGGGCTGTCGTATAAGCGACGACATCTTCTGGAGGAAGGACGGGACCGCTATCCCCGTGGAATATTCCTCCTATCCTATCATCGAGGACGGCCTCGTAAGGGGAGCCGTCGTGACCTTCAACGATATCTCGGAGCGTAAAAAGTCAGAGGAAGAGATACGTGAGGCTAAGAGAAGATCGGAGCTATTCTTAGATATCATGGCCCACGATATCAACAACATGAACCAGGTGGGTATAGGCTACCTGGGCATGGTACTGGGGGCCTTGAAGCCCGGAGATAAGGTCGACGAGGATAACATCGTCATGCTGGAAAGATCGCTGAGCTCGCTGGAGAACAGCTCCCGGCTCATTTCCAACGTCAGGACGCTGCAGGAGGTGGAAACGGGCAAGGTCAGGCTCAAGCCGATCAACCTGTGCGACGTGCTCTCCGACGTCCGGGACCGATATTCCCGCGTCCCGGGCCGAAACGTCTCCATTAATTACGCCAATTCGCCGGAATGCATGCTGGAAGCCAACGAGCTGCTGAAGGATGCGTTCTCAAATCTCGTGAGCAACGCGGTGAAGCACTCCGATCCGGCAAAGCCGTTGACCGTCGACATCACGCAGACCCGGATCTCCGATGGCGGCAATGAGTATTACATGGTCACGATCGCCGACGACGGGCCGGGCATACCCGATGACCTTAAAAGTAAATTGTTCACGAAGTTCCAGAGGGGCCAGACCCATGCCCAGGGCAAAGGGCTGGGATTATATCTCGTGAAGTCCCTCGTGGAGGACTTCCGTGGCCGGGTATGGGTCGAAGACCGGGTGCCGGGCGACCATACGAAAGGCGCACGGTTCGTGGTCATGTTACCGGCGTCCGCGTAG
- a CDS encoding DUF5320 domain-containing protein, translating to MPDKDGTGPTGEGPAGRMMGPCSHPKEERELTEGADAGNPEGQGGKPRGRGRGHCGGRQHHGHGRMRRCCEEI from the coding sequence ATGCCAGATAAAGATGGGACCGGTCCGACGGGCGAAGGCCCGGCAGGAAGAATGATGGGGCCATGTAGCCACCCCAAAGAAGAGAGGGAACTAACGGAAGGAGCAGACGCCGGCAATCCGGAGGGCCAGGGTGGTAAGCCTCGCGGGCGCGGCCGGGGCCATTGCGGCGGAAGGCAGCATCACGGCCACGGAAGAATGAGGCGCTGCTGCGAGGAGATCTGA
- a CDS encoding DUF134 domain-containing protein has product MRERRCAGRPRSKRCLSGGHFRCMMPACRREGQMDTVTLLPEEIEAIKLADLLDLEQEEIAARMGVSRKTAWKDLHSARKKIADAVINGKILQIEGCETAGSRACGMRQCRSGRGDESCNGDEMP; this is encoded by the coding sequence ATGAGAGAAAGAAGATGCGCCGGCAGGCCCCGCTCGAAAAGGTGCCTGTCGGGCGGCCATTTCAGGTGCATGATGCCCGCGTGCAGGCGCGAAGGGCAGATGGACACAGTGACGCTGCTGCCCGAGGAGATCGAGGCCATCAAGCTGGCCGACCTTCTCGACCTGGAGCAGGAGGAGATCGCGGCCCGTATGGGCGTGTCCCGGAAGACGGCATGGAAAGACCTCCACAGCGCCCGAAAAAAGATCGCCGATGCCGTGATCAACGGCAAAATATTACAGATCGAGGGGTGCGAGACCGCCGGTAGCAGGGCGTGTGGCATGAGACAGTGCCGAAGCGGGCGTGGCGATGAGAGTTGTAACGGCGATGAAATGCCGTAG
- a CDS encoding tetrahydromethanopterin S-methyltransferase subunit F: protein MAESIAVAATQAPPESAFVPMIDEICYRAQLTARNQKLSSAVGATKVLGFLIGALFALGMVLIPLALLGGL from the coding sequence ATGGCAGAATCTATTGCAGTAGCGGCAACCCAGGCGCCCCCAGAAAGCGCCTTCGTACCCATGATCGATGAAATCTGCTACCGGGCCCAGCTTACTGCCAGAAACCAGAAGCTGTCGTCTGCAGTGGGCGCCACCAAGGTGCTTGGCTTCCTTATTGGAGCCTTATTCGCGCTTGGCATGGTGTTGATCCCCCTGGCGCTTCTAGGAGGTCTATAA
- the mtrB gene encoding tetrahydromethanopterin S-methyltransferase subunit MtrB has translation MAAIKVLPEYGLVYDTETGKIAPESGNMVKYTMGSVNTALDKLDKYADDLVNSLAPTGSFLESFPGREKSLYYAGIFTNVFYGFIFGLIAAFVIVFLRAGGMI, from the coding sequence ATGGCAGCAATTAAGGTACTACCCGAATACGGTCTCGTTTACGATACCGAGACGGGCAAGATCGCACCCGAGAGCGGCAACATGGTGAAGTATACCATGGGATCAGTCAACACTGCTCTCGACAAGCTCGACAAGTACGCCGACGATCTAGTGAATTCGCTGGCACCGACGGGCAGCTTCCTGGAGTCTTTCCCCGGCAGGGAAAAGTCGCTGTACTACGCTGGTATCTTCACCAACGTATTCTACGGCTTCATCTTCGGGCTGATCGCCGCGTTCGTCATCGTTTTCCTGCGCGCTGGAGGGATGATATAA
- a CDS encoding MBL fold metallo-hydrolase — MSVERVFCLCDNLVPSGSGYWGEHGLSFYIESGGLRILFDTGQSGDVLLHNARLSGVSLSGLDYIVLSHGHYDHTGGLMKVIGLNEGIPLIMHPAAFQEKFARRGGELKAIGLPFMRDELEVRCELRVEAGPIDLGGGVYTTGEIERITPYEMPQPDLLVESEGTLSPDPMADDQSLVIRDGDSLVLLCGCCHAGIVNTIECVKRQYGMYPGIIAGGLHMEKASPGRLLSTLGMLKSSGVKKVIAGHCSGDSIVSSLASAGMDAKRLSAGMPIIP; from the coding sequence ATGTCCGTTGAACGGGTCTTTTGCCTTTGCGATAACCTGGTGCCTTCGGGGAGCGGTTACTGGGGCGAGCATGGCCTATCCTTCTATATCGAGTCGGGCGGCCTGAGAATATTATTCGACACGGGCCAGAGCGGGGACGTTTTGCTACATAACGCCAGGCTTTCGGGCGTCAGCCTGAGCGGCCTCGACTATATCGTATTGAGCCACGGGCACTATGACCATACCGGGGGCTTGATGAAGGTTATAGGGTTGAACGAGGGCATCCCTTTGATCATGCATCCGGCCGCATTCCAGGAAAAATTCGCCCGGCGAGGAGGGGAATTAAAGGCCATTGGCCTGCCTTTTATGAGAGATGAGCTGGAAGTGCGCTGTGAGCTTCGCGTCGAGGCGGGTCCTATCGACCTGGGCGGCGGCGTGTACACGACCGGCGAGATCGAGCGAATAACTCCCTATGAGATGCCTCAGCCCGACCTGCTGGTCGAAAGCGAAGGGACGCTATCCCCGGACCCGATGGCGGATGACCAGTCCCTGGTCATACGAGATGGTGACAGCCTGGTCCTCTTATGCGGCTGCTGCCACGCGGGCATCGTCAACACCATCGAGTGCGTAAAGCGCCAGTACGGCATGTATCCGGGTATAATAGCGGGAGGCCTCCATATGGAAAAAGCGAGCCCCGGGAGGCTTTTAAGCACCCTGGGCATGCTAAAGTCCTCCGGGGTTAAAAAGGTCATTGCCGGCCACTGCTCCGGCGACAGCATCGTTTCGTCGCTCGCTTCCGCGGGGATGGATGCAAAGCGCCTGTCCGCAGGAATGCCGATCATCCCTTGA
- a CDS encoding sensor histidine kinase: protein MWKPVALLLVISVTALIAVYVNICNNTSIVYTHLFYVPIILASIWYRRLALLVAVCLGILHVVINLSLNSFTYEPIIRAVFFVIVGYFASSFAESNFALLNRSRASEAKIWGIRDELEELVEERTRELKNANESLRNEIHAKRQVEKALRDARDQAELYVDLISHDIGNMNQAIMGYLEIALALINPRGEERDLIVRPLEIINNSSKLIGNVRKLQRAQAGEIPPEACDLGEVLSEVKASYSRVPGRDVTIDYAPAGKRTVMANELLKDVFSNIVENSIKHSSGPLTISIGLATMQRDDAAYYVVSIEDNGPGISDAQKKKVFMSFSQNKEKPTRRGFGLHLVKTLVEIYKGSVWVEDRVPGDHTKGCRFVVMLPSRG, encoded by the coding sequence ATGTGGAAGCCGGTCGCTCTATTACTTGTTATATCAGTGACCGCATTGATCGCCGTATATGTAAACATTTGTAATAACACATCGATCGTTTACACCCATCTTTTCTACGTACCGATCATACTGGCCAGTATATGGTATCGCAGGCTAGCGCTGCTGGTGGCCGTATGCCTCGGCATCCTTCACGTTGTCATTAATTTGTCCTTAAATTCCTTTACCTATGAACCCATCATCAGGGCCGTCTTTTTCGTTATCGTGGGGTACTTTGCGTCGTCGTTCGCGGAAAGTAACTTCGCGCTCCTGAACCGGTCCAGAGCCTCCGAGGCAAAAATATGGGGGATAAGGGACGAGCTTGAGGAGCTCGTGGAGGAGCGCACCAGAGAGCTCAAGAATGCAAATGAGTCGTTAAGAAATGAGATACATGCTAAAAGACAGGTAGAAAAGGCTTTGAGAGACGCCAGGGACCAGGCAGAGCTGTACGTGGACCTGATCAGCCATGACATCGGCAACATGAACCAGGCGATCATGGGGTATCTCGAGATAGCCCTCGCGCTGATCAACCCCCGGGGCGAGGAAAGAGACCTGATCGTGAGGCCGCTGGAGATCATCAATAACAGCTCGAAGCTGATCGGTAACGTGAGAAAGCTCCAGCGGGCCCAGGCCGGGGAGATACCCCCGGAAGCATGCGACCTGGGGGAGGTACTCTCTGAAGTTAAGGCGAGCTATTCCCGCGTGCCCGGCAGGGATGTGACGATCGATTACGCTCCGGCCGGAAAACGCACCGTCATGGCGAACGAACTTCTGAAAGACGTCTTTTCGAACATCGTGGAAAACTCGATCAAGCATTCCAGCGGTCCCCTCACGATAAGTATCGGGCTGGCCACGATGCAGCGCGATGACGCCGCATACTATGTGGTATCGATCGAGGACAACGGCCCTGGAATATCGGACGCGCAAAAGAAAAAAGTGTTCATGAGCTTTTCTCAAAATAAGGAGAAGCCAACACGCAGAGGCTTTGGCCTGCACCTGGTGAAGACCCTCGTGGAGATATACAAGGGTTCCGTATGGGTGGAAGACCGTGTTCCGGGCGATCATACGAAGGGCTGCAGGTTCGTGGTCATGCTGCCCTCTAGAGGATAG
- a CDS encoding TraR/DksA C4-type zinc finger protein, protein MFRSVKCPKCGEMISEARARVRDGGFIFIPCSGEYDR, encoded by the coding sequence ATGTTCAGGTCGGTCAAGTGCCCGAAGTGCGGCGAGATGATCTCCGAGGCCCGGGCGAGGGTACGGGATGGCGGATTTATCTTCATCCCATGCTCTGGCGAATATGATAGATAA
- the mtrA gene encoding tetrahydromethanopterin S-methyltransferase subunit A: MVDKKEPAKGWPVVKGEYDTGDAKSPVAVATCGSHFNLFPIKAGAAISGPFKTENLGIEKIVANVISNPNIRFLVICGSEVKGHISGDALICLYKYGLKDGRIVNAKGAIPFIENLDANAVKRFQEQVQIFEMVDVEDEAKITQVIKDCLAKDPGAFAGEPMLITIKEKEEEVEVGAAIKPVSGELAIIQSRLRAIKDDVKDIGYLNKFTMGWYAGKMEGIAIGVVLCVVLLALLFPGGIDWTKLLLKP; the protein is encoded by the coding sequence ATGGTAGACAAGAAAGAACCAGCAAAGGGATGGCCAGTCGTCAAGGGTGAATATGATACTGGAGACGCAAAGAGCCCCGTCGCGGTCGCGACCTGCGGCTCGCACTTCAACCTGTTCCCCATAAAGGCCGGCGCGGCCATATCCGGACCCTTCAAGACCGAGAACCTCGGCATCGAGAAGATCGTCGCGAACGTCATATCCAACCCGAACATCCGGTTCCTGGTGATCTGCGGTTCTGAAGTCAAGGGCCACATATCGGGCGACGCCCTGATATGCCTGTACAAGTACGGCCTGAAGGACGGAAGGATCGTCAATGCAAAGGGCGCTATCCCCTTCATCGAGAACCTCGACGCCAACGCCGTCAAGAGGTTCCAGGAACAGGTACAGATCTTCGAGATGGTGGACGTAGAGGACGAGGCCAAGATCACTCAGGTCATCAAGGACTGTCTCGCAAAGGACCCCGGCGCGTTCGCAGGGGAGCCGATGCTGATCACCATCAAGGAGAAGGAAGAGGAAGTCGAAGTCGGAGCGGCCATAAAGCCGGTCTCTGGAGAGCTCGCCATCATCCAGTCCAGGCTCAGGGCGATCAAGGACGATGTCAAGGACATCGGCTACCTGAACAAGTTCACCATGGGCTGGTATGCGGGCAAGATGGAAGGCATCGCCATAGGCGTCGTCTTATGCGTGGTGCTTCTAGCCTTACTGTTCCCCGGCGGCATCGACTGGACTAAATTATTATTGAAACCGTAG
- a CDS encoding NifB/NifX family molybdenum-iron cluster-binding protein, whose protein sequence is MSICITADGAYINGKVSEFFGRCKNFMLIDLETGELDIVPNMAAYLNNAGLRAAADIIKHKPSAVIAGRIGKNALKALRKAGIEVLMAKNMTIREALEQYRSGKLEKLR, encoded by the coding sequence GTGAGCATTTGTATAACGGCAGATGGTGCCTATATCAATGGTAAAGTGAGCGAGTTCTTCGGGCGATGTAAAAATTTCATGTTGATCGACCTGGAAACTGGCGAACTGGACATCGTACCGAATATGGCAGCCTACCTGAATAATGCGGGCCTGAGGGCCGCCGCAGACATTATCAAGCATAAGCCTTCGGCCGTCATAGCCGGCAGGATCGGTAAAAATGCCTTGAAGGCCCTGCGAAAGGCCGGCATCGAAGTGCTCATGGCCAAAAATATGACCATCCGGGAAGCCCTGGAGCAGTATAGGTCAGGGAAACTAGAAAAATTACGATAA
- the mtrE gene encoding tetrahydromethanopterin S-methyltransferase subunit E translates to MVEPTIVLSLGTAALMGACATIAGAAEDLESDFGSQSNANSQVQLAPQVGYLHRYYNKAVSGEPVAYGFLCCTGAAIALALMMAFKVNPVIALAFGALAASLMYGVYATTAYMGRLTGQKRFGQPIYLDILLTTTPAIIAHAFIAAMAIGTFSYLMNWILGQPFPFPILAMLWGVIVGGMGSAVGDVHYGAEREYQNKPFGMGLPAAQSGKIVQKGEAGLRNSIDVAGYCVKHGGPLTGFGLGITVFSDAWREILFTQYWNGWGAMVAGLLLVLIWVIFNRILEMWTRKNYPAYKAAEE, encoded by the coding sequence ATGGTAGAACCAACAATAGTACTGAGCCTAGGAACGGCTGCACTCATGGGTGCCTGTGCTACTATTGCGGGGGCTGCGGAAGACCTGGAGTCGGATTTCGGCTCACAGTCCAACGCTAACTCGCAAGTGCAGCTCGCTCCGCAGGTAGGTTACTTACACCGCTACTACAACAAGGCAGTCAGCGGTGAGCCGGTAGCCTACGGGTTCTTATGCTGCACCGGTGCAGCCATCGCATTGGCTCTCATGATGGCGTTCAAAGTGAACCCCGTCATAGCTCTTGCGTTCGGCGCCCTGGCGGCCTCGTTGATGTACGGTGTATATGCAACGACGGCTTACATGGGCAGGTTGACCGGACAGAAGAGATTTGGCCAACCGATATATCTCGATATATTGTTAACGACAACACCAGCTATTATCGCCCACGCCTTTATTGCGGCAATGGCGATCGGAACGTTCTCTTATTTAATGAACTGGATCCTCGGACAACCCTTCCCCTTCCCCATTCTCGCAATGCTGTGGGGCGTAATCGTCGGCGGTATGGGCTCCGCGGTCGGTGATGTTCACTATGGTGCTGAGAGGGAATACCAGAACAAGCCGTTCGGCATGGGATTACCCGCGGCACAGTCCGGCAAGATCGTCCAGAAGGGCGAGGCCGGCCTCAGGAACAGCATAGACGTTGCCGGCTACTGCGTCAAGCACGGCGGCCCCCTGACCGGGTTCGGTCTGGGCATAACCGTGTTCTCGGATGCGTGGAGAGAGATCCTGTTCACCCAGTACTGGAACGGATGGGGCGCAATGGTCGCCGGCCTTCTGTTAGTGCTTATCTGGGTCATCTTCAACCGCATCCTCGAGATGTGGACCAGGAAGAACTACCCGGCATACAAGGCAGCGGAGGAGTAA
- the mtrD gene encoding tetrahydromethanopterin S-methyltransferase subunit D — protein sequence MDPITLIIVLLAITIGGLLIGLGVHFVPVGGAPAAMAQATGIGTGTTMLAFSSGALGLISAGFTVNDIYRGSLKTAYPGFATAMNDGTLLSISGISSNLMAILLVFVAGIVGAMIMMVILGVTANILYSFAIGVPLVSAKVKYDPITGDRQDLWVTRGTEGHGTPTVAIISSLIGGLLGGLGGAMLYLAFMAGGLGNFDKLGVAGIAAAAFLTVGIFFVNSVLASYNITGTIEGFHDPKFKRVPRAIIACTVASFVMGVWAVALIYLGVV from the coding sequence ATGGACCCGATAACTTTAATCATAGTACTATTAGCCATAACCATCGGCGGATTACTCATCGGCCTCGGCGTTCACTTCGTGCCCGTCGGCGGCGCTCCTGCCGCAATGGCGCAGGCTACCGGTATCGGTACCGGCACCACGATGCTCGCGTTCTCGTCGGGCGCACTCGGCCTGATCAGCGCGGGTTTCACAGTGAACGATATATACCGGGGCTCGCTCAAGACTGCTTACCCAGGCTTCGCGACTGCCATGAACGACGGCACCCTGCTGTCGATCAGCGGCATATCGTCTAACTTGATGGCCATTCTTCTCGTGTTCGTCGCCGGCATTGTCGGCGCCATGATCATGATGGTCATCCTGGGCGTCACGGCCAACATCCTGTACTCGTTCGCGATCGGCGTACCCCTGGTCTCGGCCAAGGTCAAGTACGACCCCATCACTGGCGACAGGCAGGACCTGTGGGTCACGAGGGGAACTGAGGGTCACGGCACCCCGACCGTCGCCATCATCAGCTCGCTCATCGGCGGACTGCTGGGCGGCCTGGGCGGCGCAATGCTGTACCTGGCGTTCATGGCGGGCGGACTCGGCAACTTCGACAAGCTCGGCGTCGCCGGTATCGCTGCTGCGGCGTTCCTCACGGTAGGCATATTCTTCGTGAACTCGGTCCTGGCGTCGTACAACATCACCGGTACGATCGAAGGCTTCCACGACCCCAAGTTCAAGAGAGTACCCCGCGCCATCATCGCCTGTACCGTCGCTTCGTTCGTTATGGGCGTTTGGGCTGTTGCACTGATATACCTGGGAGTGGTATAA
- the mtrC gene encoding tetrahydromethanopterin S-methyltransferase subunit MtrC: MSEVKELDWYMLAALGIVGGLIAIYLAYFLNTYMKVGYFSFLGAVGAILAIVWGADAVRRICKYGIGTGVPSIGMLAFGMGLLATLLGLKIGDYVGIVYVGPIAAIVLSLVQGAIIGFIANSVLKMKIPTMQIGMVFIAGAASIILMGFTTTIAGSFDYASMMKYVFETGFIAPLFMIGALPMLHPFNACLGPDEDQRRTLTLAVEAGLLSTIMFGLMSLYTFQANILPALITVVLGLLGWIYAYLAYFNKVKESGVTVLATGVLPKKEA; this comes from the coding sequence ATGTCCGAAGTCAAAGAACTCGACTGGTATATGCTCGCTGCCCTTGGTATCGTGGGCGGCCTTATCGCCATATACCTGGCATATTTCCTGAATACTTACATGAAAGTCGGATACTTCTCCTTCCTCGGCGCTGTCGGCGCCATACTAGCAATAGTATGGGGCGCGGACGCGGTCAGGAGGATCTGTAAGTACGGTATCGGTACGGGCGTTCCGTCCATCGGCATGCTCGCGTTCGGCATGGGCCTGCTGGCCACGCTGCTCGGCCTCAAGATAGGCGACTACGTGGGCATCGTATACGTCGGCCCCATCGCAGCCATCGTGCTGTCGCTCGTTCAGGGCGCCATCATCGGTTTCATCGCGAACTCCGTCCTTAAGATGAAGATCCCGACCATGCAGATCGGCATGGTCTTTATCGCCGGCGCGGCGAGCATCATCCTGATGGGCTTCACGACCACGATCGCGGGCTCGTTCGACTACGCGTCGATGATGAAGTACGTCTTCGAGACCGGCTTCATCGCACCGCTGTTCATGATCGGAGCTCTCCCGATGCTGCACCCGTTCAATGCCTGCCTCGGCCCCGATGAGGACCAGAGAAGGACCCTCACGCTGGCCGTAGAAGCGGGCCTGCTGTCGACCATAATGTTCGGCTTAATGTCGCTCTACACGTTCCAGGCGAACATACTCCCGGCCTTAATAACCGTAGTGCTGGGCCTGCTCGGCTGGATATACGCGTACCTGGCCTACTTCAACAAGGTCAAGGAAAGCGGCGTGACGGTGCTCGCCACAGGCGTACTGCCCAAGAAGGAGGCATAA